A window of the Sneathiella sp. P13V-1 genome harbors these coding sequences:
- a CDS encoding ferredoxin family 2Fe-2S iron-sulfur cluster binding protein — MSKMTFIKPDGTRVEVDAPLGKTILDIAQQNGLELEGACEGSLACSTCHIIVDEEDFERLPDASDDEEDMLDLAYGLTPTSRLGCQVVMTEELEDLIVSLPSGFNNQLF; from the coding sequence GTGTCAAAAATGACCTTTATCAAACCTGATGGAACTCGGGTCGAAGTAGATGCGCCACTTGGCAAAACCATCCTTGATATCGCGCAGCAAAATGGGCTGGAGCTTGAAGGCGCGTGTGAGGGAAGCCTTGCCTGTTCAACATGTCACATCATTGTGGATGAGGAAGATTTTGAACGGCTTCCGGACGCTTCGGACGATGAAGAAGATATGCTGGACTTGGCCTACGGTTTGACACCGACCTCTCGTCTTGGATGCCAGGTCGTGATGACGGAGGAGCTTGAAGATTTGATTGTCTCCCTCCCATCCGGATTTAACAATCAACTGTTTTAA
- the tenA gene encoding thiaminase II codes for MTFFDRLKDQNKDVWHAYTHHEFVSGMQNGTLPEDAFKYYLKQDYVFLIHFARAYALAAYKADNLEDMRAATQTVLGLIDTEMQLHVEYCKGWGISEVDMQNMPEAPENMAYTRYVLEKGVSGDILDLYVALAPCVIGYGEIGERLKSSIDTVLDNNPYLPWIDMYSGQEYGEVLEGAIEQLQKIADNRLTEARFEDLSKTFRQATQLEINFWQMGLDHISQ; via the coding sequence ATGACGTTTTTTGATCGACTGAAAGACCAGAATAAAGATGTCTGGCACGCTTATACGCATCATGAATTTGTGTCGGGGATGCAAAATGGTACTCTTCCCGAAGACGCGTTCAAATATTATCTTAAGCAGGATTATGTATTTCTGATCCACTTTGCGAGGGCCTATGCGCTTGCAGCCTATAAAGCAGATAATCTGGAGGATATGAGGGCTGCAACTCAAACAGTGCTAGGTTTGATTGACACGGAAATGCAACTGCATGTGGAGTATTGCAAAGGCTGGGGGATCAGCGAGGTGGATATGCAAAACATGCCAGAAGCCCCGGAGAATATGGCCTACACGCGCTATGTATTGGAGAAAGGCGTGTCAGGGGATATTTTGGACCTATACGTCGCGCTGGCTCCGTGCGTTATCGGGTATGGTGAGATAGGAGAACGCTTGAAATCCTCCATAGATACTGTTCTTGACAATAATCCATATCTTCCGTGGATAGACATGTATAGCGGTCAGGAATATGGTGAAGTTCTGGAAGGAGCCATAGAGCAACTACAGAAAATAGCAGATAACCGTCTGACAGAGGCGCGCTTTGAAGATCTATCCAAAACCTTCCGTCAGGCAACCCAGTTGGAGATCAATTTCTGGCAGATGGGACTGGATCACATTTCCCAATGA
- a CDS encoding phosphodiesterase, with translation MIIAQLSDPHIAESDDKFQELYDTAGKLALSIEKLNSIRPRPVCAVMSGDLVNNGLATEYKVFKNIVSKSEIPLYLGIGNHDHREVFLEEFKDQDYLPEDGFVQYAVDLGGVRLIMLDTYIPKSPNGTLCEERLKWLDETLSEDTTTPALIFMHHPPFKTGIEAMDIMGLKDPEPFEEIIEKHDHIVQIFCGHLHRNITSRFGGKITTVCPSTSHKVLMHLEKDTRLATTNEPAEIQLHLWDGQSRITTHSAFTAPFDILWELDGPLDF, from the coding sequence ATGATCATTGCCCAATTGAGTGACCCTCACATTGCAGAATCGGATGATAAGTTTCAGGAATTGTACGACACCGCTGGAAAGCTCGCTCTTTCCATTGAAAAACTCAATTCGATACGTCCCCGTCCTGTTTGCGCCGTCATGTCAGGTGACCTTGTGAACAATGGACTCGCTACCGAATATAAGGTTTTCAAAAACATTGTTTCGAAATCCGAGATTCCTTTGTATCTGGGCATTGGCAACCATGACCACCGGGAAGTGTTTCTTGAAGAGTTTAAAGATCAAGATTACCTGCCTGAGGACGGGTTCGTTCAATATGCCGTGGATCTGGGTGGTGTGCGCCTGATAATGCTGGATACCTATATTCCAAAATCACCAAATGGCACTCTCTGCGAAGAACGTCTCAAGTGGTTGGATGAAACTCTTTCCGAAGACACAACTACGCCTGCTCTGATATTCATGCATCACCCACCCTTCAAAACCGGAATTGAGGCGATGGATATTATGGGCCTAAAAGATCCAGAACCTTTTGAAGAAATTATCGAGAAACACGACCATATTGTTCAGATCTTCTGCGGGCACCTCCACAGAAATATTACTTCCCGATTTGGCGGAAAGATAACGACAGTATGCCCTTCGACATCTCACAAAGTTCTCATGCATCTTGAAAAGGACACAAGGCTTGCAACGACCAACGAGCCTGCAGAAATCCAGCTGCATCTTTGGGATGGGCAAAGCCGCATCACAACACATAGCGCCTTTACGGCACCCTTTGATATTTTATGGGAACTTGACGGACCCTTGGATTTCTAA
- a CDS encoding FAD-dependent oxidoreductase gives MGAGLKVAIIGSGPAGMYTAGALNTKCAGCEIDILDKLATPYGLIRTGVAPDHQTTKNVSRAYDKIMENGNVRFVGNVSFGDDISLETLQSLYDVVVFAIGTPKDRSLGIEGEDKNGVFGAQTFVYWYNGHPEFRDAVPHLEVENAIVIGNGNVALDVARVILSTEGEMQASDLVDHAGQHIFDSPLKSVRIVGRRGPEHAQFSTKELGELKDLETATVITDPELLPRNFTHEDAKTEKKVKNNLALLEAYSENAPSEDKRSLYLDFLLTPLEAVGDEQIRSLKLEVNRIENGNAVGTGEVIEVPCDLLVTCIGYELTNVGGLPVENGVVKNTDGRVSDGLYVVGWAKRGPSGTIGTNRIDSQNVVDLILEDHCGGPDPEKPGSAGLDKYCKENQIHTVSFEDWQKINQAEQDRAGDESPRKKFVRKRDMLTLLSED, from the coding sequence ATGGGAGCAGGACTAAAAGTAGCAATCATAGGTTCCGGCCCGGCCGGAATGTACACTGCGGGTGCGTTAAACACCAAATGCGCAGGCTGCGAGATCGATATTCTCGATAAGTTGGCAACGCCATATGGACTCATTCGAACCGGGGTTGCCCCTGACCACCAAACAACCAAAAATGTCTCTCGCGCCTATGATAAGATCATGGAAAATGGCAATGTTCGCTTTGTCGGCAATGTCAGTTTCGGTGACGACATCTCTCTTGAAACACTGCAATCACTTTATGATGTGGTTGTCTTTGCCATCGGCACACCGAAGGATCGAAGCCTTGGAATTGAAGGTGAAGATAAAAACGGCGTCTTTGGCGCTCAAACCTTCGTTTACTGGTACAACGGACATCCGGAATTTCGCGATGCTGTTCCTCACCTTGAAGTGGAAAACGCCATTGTCATTGGAAATGGTAATGTCGCACTGGATGTGGCGCGCGTGATCCTCAGCACTGAAGGGGAAATGCAGGCTTCAGACCTTGTGGACCATGCGGGGCAACATATTTTCGATAGTCCGCTTAAATCTGTACGTATTGTCGGAAGGCGGGGCCCCGAACATGCCCAGTTTTCCACCAAGGAACTTGGTGAATTAAAGGATCTTGAAACCGCAACGGTAATCACTGATCCCGAATTGCTCCCCAGAAATTTCACCCATGAAGATGCCAAAACGGAAAAGAAAGTCAAAAACAACCTGGCGCTGCTGGAAGCCTATTCAGAGAATGCTCCAAGTGAGGATAAAAGATCCTTATATCTGGATTTCCTCCTCACACCGCTAGAGGCTGTCGGAGATGAGCAAATAAGGTCTTTGAAGCTTGAGGTAAACCGGATTGAGAACGGCAATGCCGTCGGCACCGGGGAGGTTATCGAAGTACCTTGCGATTTGCTGGTGACCTGTATTGGCTATGAGCTAACCAATGTAGGCGGACTGCCTGTTGAAAATGGGGTTGTCAAAAACACGGATGGCCGTGTTAGCGATGGCCTTTATGTTGTGGGTTGGGCAAAACGTGGACCATCTGGCACCATCGGAACAAACCGAATTGACAGCCAAAATGTTGTTGATCTGATTTTGGAAGACCATTGTGGCGGGCCTGATCCAGAAAAGCCCGGCTCTGCAGGGCTGGACAAATACTGTAAAGAGAACCAGATACATACAGTGAGTTTTGAAGATTGGCAGAAAATCAATCAGGCCGAGCAGGATCGCGCAGGCGATGAAAGCCCGAGAAAGAAATTTGTTAGAAAGCGCGATATGCTGACACTGCTAAGTGAGGACTAA
- the paaX gene encoding phenylacetic acid degradation operon negative regulatory protein PaaX codes for MVEDILADLDIKARSLLVTIWGDCIAPHGRTVWLGSLIELVSCLGLNERAVRTSVFRLKNEKILVSSQKGRKSFYTLTGSGQLRFEEATKRIYSHLPEAWDGKWTLLFTGRREMKSSLKKKLYSELHWLGYGDLGSGILAHPRGNVSSIQHLLEDLGVEDQVAVMQAASIAAPEKTPAHIMVKKGWNLEEIESGYKDFIESFAPVLNQIKNEQTISSKTAFLLRILAVHDYRRALLQDPRLPDRLLPEGWAGADARQLFHDIYQLIWRDAESYLTQILETEEGQLPEASKEFLSRFGGLK; via the coding sequence TTGGTTGAGGATATTCTTGCCGATCTTGATATTAAAGCCCGGTCTCTCCTTGTCACAATCTGGGGGGATTGCATTGCTCCTCATGGCCGTACTGTCTGGCTTGGCAGCTTAATTGAATTGGTATCTTGTCTGGGATTGAATGAACGCGCGGTCCGAACCAGTGTCTTTCGCCTTAAAAACGAGAAGATACTGGTAAGCTCCCAAAAAGGCAGGAAGAGTTTCTATACGCTCACAGGGTCCGGTCAGCTGCGTTTTGAAGAAGCCACCAAAAGGATTTACAGTCACCTTCCCGAAGCCTGGGATGGCAAATGGACATTGTTATTTACCGGCCGCAGAGAAATGAAATCCTCCCTCAAGAAGAAGCTCTATTCCGAGCTTCACTGGCTGGGATATGGTGATTTGGGCTCAGGTATCCTTGCGCACCCTCGGGGGAATGTCAGTAGTATTCAGCACCTCCTTGAAGATTTAGGGGTGGAGGATCAGGTGGCCGTTATGCAGGCGGCTTCCATCGCGGCTCCGGAAAAAACACCAGCCCACATTATGGTCAAAAAAGGCTGGAACCTGGAGGAAATCGAAAGCGGTTACAAGGATTTTATTGAAAGTTTTGCCCCTGTTCTCAATCAAATAAAAAACGAACAGACTATTTCAAGCAAAACAGCCTTCCTGCTGCGAATACTTGCGGTGCATGATTATCGTCGCGCTTTACTGCAAGACCCTAGATTGCCGGATCGTCTGTTGCCCGAAGGATGGGCGGGTGCCGATGCACGTCAATTATTTCACGATATTTATCAGCTGATCTGGCGAGATGCAGAAAGCTATCTCACACAAATACTGGAAACCGAAGAAGGCCAGTTGCCAGAAGCGAGTAAAGAGTTTTTATCGAGGTTTGGGGGTCTGAAGTAA
- a CDS encoding 8-oxoguanine deaminase, whose product MAIWIKNPLAILAENAGNGIVIKGDKIAELVKAGDKPKGQYQKLETFDASDLVLIPGLINTHHHFYQTLTRACPPALNKPLFPWLKALYPIWARLTPQMIKSSSKLALAELLLSGCTTAADHHYLFPAQLQDAIDHQVEAAKELSIRTVLTRGSMSLGEDDGGLPPQSTVQEEQTILDDSLRLIKDYHDPDDGSMVQLALAPCSPFSVSENLMRESSKLAREHNVRTHTHLAETHDETDFCLKMFGMRPLDYLEHVGWMNDKTWLAHGIHFDDNEIARLGNAKVGICHCPSSNMVLSSGICRTLELKKAGSPVGLGVDGSASNDGSNLIQEVRQAMMIGRLRYEADEMTHLEALSFATKGSAQCLGRGDIGEIKVGAEADLALFALDEARFSGAGDPMAALVLCGAHKAEHVMIKGEWRVKNGEIPELDMNELMREHKSLAHQLYHS is encoded by the coding sequence ATGGCCATCTGGATTAAAAACCCGCTAGCTATTCTGGCAGAAAACGCCGGCAACGGCATTGTTATTAAAGGCGATAAAATAGCTGAACTTGTAAAAGCCGGAGACAAGCCCAAGGGTCAATACCAGAAACTTGAAACCTTTGACGCCAGTGATCTGGTTTTAATCCCCGGCCTTATCAATACTCATCATCATTTCTATCAAACACTGACACGCGCCTGCCCGCCAGCACTCAACAAGCCACTTTTCCCTTGGCTGAAGGCTCTTTACCCGATATGGGCGCGCCTTACCCCTCAAATGATCAAAAGCTCTAGCAAACTTGCATTGGCTGAACTATTGCTGTCGGGCTGCACAACAGCGGCAGATCACCACTATCTGTTCCCCGCGCAATTGCAGGACGCCATTGATCATCAGGTTGAAGCAGCGAAAGAGTTGTCCATCCGTACCGTCCTCACCCGAGGATCCATGAGTCTCGGCGAAGATGATGGCGGACTACCTCCTCAGTCAACAGTTCAGGAAGAACAAACCATTCTGGATGACAGCCTTCGTTTAATTAAGGACTATCATGATCCAGATGACGGCTCGATGGTGCAATTGGCTCTCGCCCCCTGCTCTCCTTTTTCTGTAAGTGAAAATCTGATGAGAGAAAGCTCCAAGCTTGCTCGTGAACATAATGTGCGCACCCATACACATTTGGCGGAAACCCATGACGAAACAGATTTCTGTCTCAAAATGTTTGGCATGCGTCCTCTAGATTACCTTGAACATGTTGGGTGGATGAATGATAAGACCTGGCTTGCCCATGGTATCCATTTTGATGACAATGAAATCGCCCGACTTGGAAACGCGAAAGTTGGTATCTGTCACTGCCCATCCTCCAACATGGTCCTGTCATCCGGTATTTGCAGGACACTGGAACTGAAAAAAGCGGGCTCTCCTGTTGGACTTGGTGTTGATGGATCCGCTTCCAATGACGGATCCAATCTTATTCAGGAGGTGAGGCAGGCCATGATGATTGGGCGTCTAAGATATGAAGCCGATGAAATGACTCATCTTGAAGCCCTCTCCTTTGCCACTAAGGGATCCGCACAGTGTTTAGGGCGTGGCGACATCGGGGAGATTAAAGTTGGTGCAGAAGCAGACTTGGCATTGTTCGCACTTGATGAAGCACGCTTCTCAGGTGCCGGAGATCCCATGGCAGCGCTTGTTTTATGTGGTGCCCATAAAGCCGAACATGTCATGATCAAAGGTGAGTGGCGCGTGAAAAACGGGGAAATTCCGGAACTAGACATGAATGAACTGATGCGGGAACATAAATCTCTCGCACATCAACTGTATCATAGCTGA